A stretch of DNA from Pseudonocardia hierapolitana:
AAGGTGCTCACCACCGCCGTCTACGACGGCACCCTCCTCGCCGTCGACGGCAACTACGACGACGTCAACCGGCTCGCCACGGAGCTCGCCGCCGAGCACGAGGACTGGGCGTTCGTCAACGTCAACGTCCGGCCCTACTACGCGGAGGGCTCCAAGACCCTCGGCTACGAGGTGGCCGAGCAGCTCGGCTGGCGGCTGCCCGAGCAGATCGTGGTGCCCGTGGCGTCCGGCTCGCAGCTGACCAAGGTGGACAAGGGCTTCACCGAGCTCGGCACCCTCGGCCTGGTGGAGCCCACCCCGTACCGGGTGTTCGGCGCCCAGGCCACGGGCTGCTCACCGGTGGCCAAGGCGTTCGAGGACGGCCACGACGTGGTGCAGCCGGTGCGCCCCGACACGATCGCCCGCTCCCTCGCCATCGGCAACCCCGCCGACGGCCCGTACGTCCTCGACGCCGTCCGCCGCACCGGCGGGGCCGTCGCGCACGTCAGCGACGAGGAGGTCGTGGAGGGCATCCGGCTCCTCGCCCGCACGGAGGGCGTGTTCGCGGAGACGGCCGGCGGCGTCACCGTGGCCACCGCGAAGAAGCTCATCGAGTCGGGGCAGCTCGACCCCGACGCCGAGACCGTGCTGCTGATCACCGGCGACGGGCTCAAGACCCTCGACGCCGTGTCCGGGCACATCGGCCCGTCGGCCACCGTGCCCTCCACCAGCAAGGCGGTGCGCGAGGCGCTGGCGGCGCGCGGGCTCTGACGGCCGGGCTCATCGCCGCGCCGGCAGCGGCGAGCTACCCCGGGGCTCTCAGGAGCGGAAGGAGCGCGGCGTCCCACCGAACTCTCGGCGGAATGCGTCGGTGAAGGTGTTCACCGACGAGAAGCCACTGGCGAACGCGACGTCGGAGATCCGCAGCCGCCCGTCGCCGAGGAGCCTGCGAGCGAGGGTCAGGCGTTCCCGACGGATCACCTCGCTCGGCGTGGTGTCTGCCGCCTTGAGGGCGACCTGCACCTGGCGAAGCGACCAGCCGAGGGCAGCGGCGGCAGAAGCTCCGGTCAGTTTCGGATCCGCTGCATGCTCGGCGACGTGTGCGCGAAAGGCCTGCTCGACGAGGTAGAGGGACCCACTCGTGGCAGGCGTCGCGAGCTGGCGGAGCATCTCGGCGGCTCCTGCCGCCGCCCGCTCGAACTCGCCGGGGCCGAAGCGATCGCTTTCCGCGGCGATACCTGTGAGCAGGTTGTGGGCCACCGCGCCCAGGCCCGTCCGGAGGTCCAGAACCGGCCGGGGCGGGGTGTCGGGACTCGCGTCGGGCAGGGTGAAGACCAGCGCGCGGACTCCGTCGCCGTGACGGATCTCGAAAGGATGAGCCGTCGCCAGCAGGCCCGCGGCGCCAGGATTCAGCCGGACGTCCTGGTCGCCGGCCCGAACGAGCATGTTTCCCGCCAGCGGGACGAGGACACGGACCCGGTAGTCGTCGTCCCGCGCCACGTCCTTCGCCGAACGGACGTAGTGGATCTGCTCCGACCAGAACTCCACCATCTGGTGGCGGGGCCCGCGCTGGAGCACGGTCCGCGCGCGGAAGTCCGAGGCGTCGGCGAACCCCGACGAGAAGCTGCAGTGGTTGGTCCGCACGTACTGGCTCCAGAACTCCGCGCGCTCGTGCGCGTCCAAGCGCAGTGTGGAGGTGCGTTCCACCAGGTGCGCGCCGACGTCCATGCCCACCCTCCCGCCGACACAGGGTAATGCGCGTTCTCGGGACTTCTCTGCGCGTCCTCGGCGGATCGCGCGGCCGGCGCTGCTTAGCCTCGACAACCGCGGCGCGCACGACAGACGTGCTCCGTGGCTCCGACCAGCACGTCTGTTGGCCACACTGACCCTACGGACGGAACGGCAGGTTCTCCCGTGTCCCACCATCTCGACTCGCCGCTCGCGCGGCAGGACATCCGGCTCGACATCACCGATCTCTACGTCTTCGGCGGCGAGAGCGGCACCGTATTCGTGATCAACGTCTGTCATTCCCTGGGCAAGGCGGCCGTCCCCGGCTACCACCCCGAGGGAAGGTACGAATTCAAGATCGACTTGGACGGGGATGTCGTCGAGGACCTGACCTACCGCTTCACGTTCGACGCCCGGGATCCGGAAGGTCGCCAGGGTTATGAGGTCCGACGCCTCACCGGCGTCGAGGCAACGGACCCGTCGGCCGTCGGGACCGTCGTCGCGCAGGGCCGCACCGAGCAGACCCTCACCGCGGAGGGCGGTGCCCGCATCTGGGCAGGTCGAGCAGGGGATCCCTTCTGGATCGAGCCGACCGTGCTGCACGCGGTCGGACACGCGGTGCAGGACGGCACGACGGTCGACCTCACCGGCTGGACGCCCGCCGAGGCGAGCAATCTGTTCGCCGGACAGACCGTGCACTCCATCGTGCTCGAGGTCCCGGACGCCGCCCTGGTGTCGTCGGCCGCCGACGGGCGGATCGGCGTGTGGGCGGTCGCCTCCCTGGCCACGGACGCAGGCGGGTGGCGCTCGATCAACCGCGTCGGGCTGCCGATGATCCACCCGCTGTTCACCCAGTACGACGAGGATCTCGGGGACCGCCTCAACGCCGGCGCGCCGAGCGAGGACCTCGCGACATACGGGGACCTGCTGACCAAAGAGATCGCCGGCATCGTCGGCGCCTACGGAACCGCCGAGGACCCAACGGCATACGCGGAGGGGCTCGTCGCTCGCATGCTCCCGAACGTCCTGCCCTACACCGTCGGCACCGCCGCCACCTTCGGCTTCAGCGGCTGGATCGGCCGCTCGCTGACCGACAACGCGCCGGACGTCATGTTCTCCCTCGCGGCGAACACCCCGATCTCCCTCGGCATCGGCAAGGAGTCGGTCACGAGTAAGCCGACGGGTGTCTTCCCTTACGTCCCGCCCGCGGCCTGAGCGAACGGCACGGCCGATCGTTGCGGCCGTGCCCACCCTCTCCTCGGAGCAGCCGGCACGCCTGTGCGATGCCCGGGCGCCGCCGCTGCCCGGCAGTCATTCCGTCGCGCGGGCGACGAGGAGGCCCGCTTCTGGCTCGCCGTGCACCCGGCCGTGGTCGAACGCCGAAGCGAACGCGTCGTCCCCCACCGCCGCACGGCACGTCGCGGTGATCCGGTCGACGTCGCCCCGTTCACCGGCCGGCAACGGCGCACCGACCTCTGCCCGCAGCGCGGCGGCCGCCCCGAGCAGCCGCGCCGCCCGCTCGTGGTCGCCGCAGAGCGCTTCCACGCCGGCGAGCCCTTCCAGCGCCAGCGCCACCGCACGCGGGTCGGCCGCCTTGCGCGCCGCCGCCAGCCCTTCCAGGTGCAGGGCGCAGGCGGCATCGGCGTCACCGCGTTGTTCGGCGATGAAGCCCAGCTCGGCGAGGATGAGGGCGATCGCCATGTCCGACTCCAGCCGCCGGTCGTAGGCCAGCCACTTGCGCAACCACGCCTCGGCCTCGTCGAATCGTCCCTGCCGCCGCGCGCTCAGCGCCAAGCCCAGCTCGGCGAACTCCTCGCCGATCGTGTAGCCCTGCGCCACGGCCTGCACGCGGGCGCTTTCGTGCAGCTCGTCGGCCTGCTCGAAGTCGCCGGTCAGCAACGCGATCCGGCCGAACGCTGACAGCTTGTCCGACACCTCGCTGCTCAGGCCCAGCTCTTCGGCGATCCGCAGGCCGTCGCGGTGCAGCTCGGCCGCGCGGTCGTAGTCGCCGACGACCTCGGCGTGCGTGCCGAGGCCGAACGTCGCGTGCAACTGCCCCCACCGGTCGCCCACCTCGGTGAACAGGGCCATGCCGCGCTCGCCGTGCCGGGCCATCGCGGGCAGGTCGCTGCGCGCCAACGCATACCGCGCGAGAGTGCCGTGGGCGGCGGCCGTGCCCCACCGGTCGCCCTGGTCCTCGAACACCGCCAATGCCCCGGCGACGAGGTCGTGGCCGATGCTCAGCTCGCCGATGCCCAGGCCGGTGAACCCGAGGAACCACTCGGCCCGCGCCCGCCGGGCCGCGGCCTCCGCGTCGGTCGGCCGGGTCTCGAGCAGCGGCACCATTGCGGACCCGACGCCCATGCGCAGGTTGAACGCGGTGTGCCACACCCGGACCGTGCCCGCCACGCCGTCGGGACCGCCGGCGGCCAGCGCCGCGGTCAGCGCCCGCCGCCCCTCGCCGAGCCGACCGCGCAGCACCCAGTACCAGGCCAACGACTCGACCAGCGGCAACGCCTCGCCGTCGCGGGCCGCGTGGTCGATCGCGGCACGCAGGTTGGCGGCCTCGGCGTCGAGCAGGCGCAGCCACTGCCGCTGCCGGGGTCCGCGCAGGTGCGGGTCGGCGGTGGCGGCGAGCCGCGCGTAGTGGTCCCGGTGCCGCCGCTCGACCTCGGCGACCTCGCCCGCCTCGTGCAGCTTCGCCGAGGCGTACTCGGCGACCGACTCCAAGAGCCGATATCGGGGCGGATCGGCGGTGGTGGCGGTGACCAGCGAGCGGTCGACCAGGCGTGCCAGCAGGTCCGGCACGTCGAGGCCGGCGCCGCCGGACACGGCCTCCGCCGCGCTCAACGTCCACCCGTCCACGTGCACGGACAGGCGGCGCAGCACGGTCCGCTCGGCCTCGGTCAGCAGCTCCCAGCTCCAGTCGAGCATCGCCCGCAGGGTCCGCTGCCGGGCGGGCGTGTCGCTGTGCCCCGCGGTCAGCGCGCGGAACCGGTCGTCCAGCCGCGCCAGTACCTCGTGGACGCCCCATGCGCGGACCCTGGTGGCGGCGAGTTCCAGGGCCAGTGGGATGCCGTCCAGCCTGCGGCAGATCGCCGCGACGGCGTCGGCGTTGTCCGCGTCGAGGGCGAAGCCGGGCGCGCTCGCCGCCGCTCGGGCCGCGAACAGCTCGACGGCGCTGGGCTCGGCCAACGTCGGCACGGTCCACAGCAGCTCACCGGCCACGGCCAATGGGCGTTGGCTGGTGGCCAGCACCCGCAGCCCGGGCGCGGCGCGCAGCAGCCCCGCGGCCAGCTCCGCCGCGGCCGGTGCGACGTGCTCGCAGTTGTCGAGCAGGAGCAACATCCGCTTGGCTCGCAACGCCTCGGCGAGCGTGCCGGCCAGGTCCGTCACCACGCAGTCGCGGATGCCCACGCTCGCCGCCACCAGCGCGGCCACCTCGTCCGGCGACGCGCCCGCCGGCAGCGCGGCCAGCTCGACCAGCCACGTGCCGTCCGGGAACCCGGTGACCAGCTCCCGGGCCACGGCCAGTGCCAGGCGGGTCTTGCCGACGCCACCCGGGCCGGTGAGGGTGACCAGCCTGTCCGCCGCGAGCAGCAACCGCACCTCGCCGAGGTCCGCCTCCCGGCCGACCAGGTCGCCGAGCAGGTGCGGCAGGTTCGTGGGCGGCTCCACCGAGCCACCGAGCGACGGATCCTGCTCCAGGATCGCGCGGTGCAGCGCGGCCAGGCGCGGGCCCGGTTCGACGCCGAGCTCCGCGCTCAGCCTGGCCCGCACGTCGCGGTAGCCCGCCAGCGCCTCGCCCTGCCGCCCGGCTCGGTAGAGCGCACGCAGGTGGGCGGCCCGGAGGCGCTCGCGCAGCGGGTGGCGGGCCACCAGGTCGCCGAGCTCGTCGGCCAGCACGCCCGGATCTCCGAACTCGAGGCGTGCC
This window harbors:
- a CDS encoding BTAD domain-containing putative transcriptional regulator; its protein translation is MRFGVLGPLAVWTADGRPVRVPELKVRSLLAQLAVDAGRVVPADQLIDRLWGDRLPANPAAALQTRVSQLRAALDDAEPGARQLVVSRPPGYLLDVAPDAVDAGRFEALLAEAATIGDPRARVPVLDDALALWRGAVLADFVDEAFAREVTARLVELRLTAWEQRAEARLEFGDPGVLADELGDLVARHPLRERLRAAHLRALYRAGRQGEALAGYRDVRARLSAELGVEPGPRLAALHRAILEQDPSLGGSVEPPTNLPHLLGDLVGREADLGEVRLLLAADRLVTLTGPGGVGKTRLALAVARELVTGFPDGTWLVELAALPAGASPDEVAALVAASVGIRDCVVTDLAGTLAEALRAKRMLLLLDNCEHVAPAAAELAAGLLRAAPGLRVLATSQRPLAVAGELLWTVPTLAEPSAVELFAARAAASAPGFALDADNADAVAAICRRLDGIPLALELAATRVRAWGVHEVLARLDDRFRALTAGHSDTPARQRTLRAMLDWSWELLTEAERTVLRRLSVHVDGWTLSAAEAVSGGAGLDVPDLLARLVDRSLVTATTADPPRYRLLESVAEYASAKLHEAGEVAEVERRHRDHYARLAATADPHLRGPRQRQWLRLLDAEAANLRAAIDHAARDGEALPLVESLAWYWVLRGRLGEGRRALTAALAAGGPDGVAGTVRVWHTAFNLRMGVGSAMVPLLETRPTDAEAAARRARAEWFLGFTGLGIGELSIGHDLVAGALAVFEDQGDRWGTAAAHGTLARYALARSDLPAMARHGERGMALFTEVGDRWGQLHATFGLGTHAEVVGDYDRAAELHRDGLRIAEELGLSSEVSDKLSAFGRIALLTGDFEQADELHESARVQAVAQGYTIGEEFAELGLALSARRQGRFDEAEAWLRKWLAYDRRLESDMAIALILAELGFIAEQRGDADAACALHLEGLAAARKAADPRAVALALEGLAGVEALCGDHERAARLLGAAAALRAEVGAPLPAGERGDVDRITATCRAAVGDDAFASAFDHGRVHGEPEAGLLVARATE
- the thrC gene encoding threonine synthase is translated as MSLTADSATTTAFDLGPARALSCRECGHQIPLAAEFACPECFGPLEVAYDFGTVTRESIEAGPKSIWRYRHLLPVPTNVQSHPNTEPGLTRLIKADRLAAALGVRTLWVKDDTGNPTHSFKDRVVAVALAAARELGFTVLCCPSTGNLANAVAAAAARAGWDSVVLIPSSLEQAKVLTTAVYDGTLLAVDGNYDDVNRLATELAAEHEDWAFVNVNVRPYYAEGSKTLGYEVAEQLGWRLPEQIVVPVASGSQLTKVDKGFTELGTLGLVEPTPYRVFGAQATGCSPVAKAFEDGHDVVQPVRPDTIARSLAIGNPADGPYVLDAVRRTGGAVAHVSDEEVVEGIRLLARTEGVFAETAGGVTVATAKKLIESGQLDPDAETVLLITGDGLKTLDAVSGHIGPSATVPSTSKAVREALAARGL
- a CDS encoding helix-turn-helix transcriptional regulator yields the protein MDVGAHLVERTSTLRLDAHERAEFWSQYVRTNHCSFSSGFADASDFRARTVLQRGPRHQMVEFWSEQIHYVRSAKDVARDDDYRVRVLVPLAGNMLVRAGDQDVRLNPGAAGLLATAHPFEIRHGDGVRALVFTLPDASPDTPPRPVLDLRTGLGAVAHNLLTGIAAESDRFGPGEFERAAAGAAEMLRQLATPATSGSLYLVEQAFRAHVAEHAADPKLTGASAAAALGWSLRQVQVALKAADTTPSEVIRRERLTLARRLLGDGRLRISDVAFASGFSSVNTFTDAFRREFGGTPRSFRS
- a CDS encoding DUF4331 family protein, coding for MSHHLDSPLARQDIRLDITDLYVFGGESGTVFVINVCHSLGKAAVPGYHPEGRYEFKIDLDGDVVEDLTYRFTFDARDPEGRQGYEVRRLTGVEATDPSAVGTVVAQGRTEQTLTAEGGARIWAGRAGDPFWIEPTVLHAVGHAVQDGTTVDLTGWTPAEASNLFAGQTVHSIVLEVPDAALVSSAADGRIGVWAVASLATDAGGWRSINRVGLPMIHPLFTQYDEDLGDRLNAGAPSEDLATYGDLLTKEIAGIVGAYGTAEDPTAYAEGLVARMLPNVLPYTVGTAATFGFSGWIGRSLTDNAPDVMFSLAANTPISLGIGKESVTSKPTGVFPYVPPAA